A stretch of the Clostridium botulinum genome encodes the following:
- a CDS encoding ParM/StbA family protein gives MSKGNNIVDSFAVQVIDDGYADTKSRSEDTNIIVTPSYVTSWRPSYNKDNDLKEGKVDKLSRIEVKVNGSKFLVGECAVKQDRNIQWNGASDKHDDTSFDILLKTHLSLLNKKPISRVKLVMGLPVVASLDKERVEKMKAKVLRQHNLGMRLSGDKEFENKIIKVEDLIVKAQPHGTLCDLILDNSGNLTNKDLARKVNAISDIGGKTHNLYLVDALEPLADFCDTKNSGMYIAYMWIKNYIEQELHLSVSDGQIQYIVASGHIKGYDLTPVIQKAYRSLARKIILEIRTVWENAFPFIDNVIFTGGGATVLKPYLQEEFKNAMYLTRNQNASGLFKQGIRKWKRKAV, from the coding sequence ATGTCAAAGGGAAATAATATTGTAGATTCTTTTGCTGTACAAGTAATTGATGATGGATATGCAGATACTAAATCAAGGTCAGAGGATACAAATATAATCGTAACACCTTCTTATGTAACCTCATGGAGACCGTCATATAATAAGGATAATGATTTAAAAGAAGGAAAAGTAGACAAGCTAAGTAGAATAGAAGTAAAGGTAAATGGTTCTAAATTTCTAGTTGGGGAGTGTGCTGTGAAGCAAGATAGAAATATTCAGTGGAATGGGGCATCTGACAAGCACGATGATACTTCATTTGACATTCTTTTGAAGACTCATTTGAGCCTTTTAAATAAAAAGCCTATAAGTAGGGTTAAATTAGTTATGGGACTTCCTGTAGTTGCAAGTTTAGATAAAGAAAGAGTAGAAAAAATGAAAGCAAAGGTGCTTAGACAACATAATCTTGGAATGAGATTATCTGGAGATAAAGAATTTGAGAATAAGATAATAAAGGTGGAAGATTTGATAGTAAAAGCTCAGCCACATGGTACTTTATGTGATCTCATATTGGATAATAGTGGTAACTTGACTAATAAAGATTTAGCACGAAAAGTTAATGCTATTTCAGATATTGGAGGTAAGACTCATAACTTATATTTAGTGGATGCATTAGAACCATTAGCAGATTTTTGTGATACTAAAAATAGTGGAATGTATATAGCTTATATGTGGATTAAGAATTACATAGAACAAGAATTGCATTTAAGCGTATCTGATGGACAAATTCAATATATTGTTGCTAGTGGTCATATAAAAGGATATGATTTAACTCCTGTAATTCAAAAGGCCTATAGAAGTCTTGCAAGAAAAATTATATTAGAGATTAGAACTGTTTGGGAAAATGCATTTCCATTTATTGATAATGTAATTTTTACAGGAGGTGGGGCTACTGTTTTAAAACCATATTTACAAGAAGAATTTAAGAATGCAATGTATTTAACAAGAAATCAAAATGCATCGGGACTATTTAAACAGGGGATTAGAAAGTGGAAGAGAAAAGCAGTATAG
- a CDS encoding winged helix-turn-helix transcriptional regulator yields MSKIDEKTYKCGMELTMDVIGGKWKTVILWHLRSKTLRFSQLKRRLGSITQKMLTQQLRELEEDGLVNRTVYPQVPPKVEYSLTDYGKSIIPVLYSIYSWGIDYAKDFDVNLDIDDLILERIKNRKI; encoded by the coding sequence ATGTCAAAAATAGATGAGAAAACTTATAAATGTGGCATGGAATTAACTATGGACGTAATAGGTGGCAAGTGGAAAACTGTTATTCTGTGGCATCTGAGATCTAAAACCCTTAGATTTAGCCAATTAAAAAGAAGACTTGGAAGTATAACTCAAAAAATGTTAACTCAACAGCTTAGAGAATTAGAAGAAGATGGACTAGTTAATAGAACTGTTTATCCCCAAGTTCCTCCCAAAGTAGAATATAGTTTAACAGACTATGGGAAAAGCATAATACCTGTTCTATACTCTATTTACTCTTGGGGTATTGATTATGCAAAAGATTTTGATGTAAATTTAGATATAGATGACTTAATACTTGAAAGAATTAAAAATAGAAAAATATAG
- the ispF gene encoding 2-C-methyl-D-erythritol 2,4-cyclodiphosphate synthase, translating into MRIGMGYDVHKLCTNRKLILGGVEIPYELGLLGHSDADVLVHAIMDSLLGAAALGDIGKHFPDTDNKFKGISSLLLLKEVSKLLNKTSYKIVNIDATIIAQKPKMAPYIPEMIKNISDALNIEKTQINIKATTEEGLGFTGENLGISSQSICLIVSN; encoded by the coding sequence ATGAGAATTGGAATGGGCTACGATGTACATAAACTATGTACAAATAGAAAATTAATATTAGGTGGCGTTGAAATTCCTTATGAATTAGGCCTTTTGGGACATTCTGATGCCGATGTTCTTGTACATGCCATAATGGATAGTTTGCTTGGTGCAGCTGCCCTTGGTGATATAGGAAAACACTTTCCAGATACAGATAATAAATTCAAGGGAATATCAAGTTTATTACTTTTAAAAGAAGTAAGTAAACTACTAAATAAAACTTCATATAAAATAGTAAACATTGATGCTACTATAATAGCACAAAAACCTAAAATGGCCCCTTATATACCAGAGATGATAAAAAATATCTCTGATGCTCTAAATATTGAAAAAACACAAATAAATATTAAAGCAACTACAGAAGAGGGTCTTGGTTTTACAGGTGAAAATCTTGGTATATCAAGTCAAAGTATTTGTCTAATAGTTTCAAATTAA
- a CDS encoding MATE family efflux transporter — translation MKYNMKGQNNKKLFEGSILKNLLRMSIPTMLGYLFQSAYDLVDLIWIGKISSSAVAAATIFTTIFWTVDILNEIIGTSSVSVISQSYGTGDNEKTTIAIEQTLIFKALVAVIAAILMIIFLKPLIGFFTNDPIVKKNALEYGYIRIFFLPIMFSSFTINTAFRCIGDAKKPMIVMIVAAIFNVVLDPLFMFEYIPGTNIPGFNMGIFGAALATVISITIAFVLALVIFITQEKHINLKVKRLFKLNWSIDKKLLTIGVSSGFQMLSKNLAGIMVLKFVAFYGTPSVAAIGIGNKLCNFTNMPIVGLSMGASAIIGQCLGANKTEKAKEAATKAGLLGIIIMIFSAILILVFPDFIMKIFISNDEVISIGTSMLRIISLGLIAMGLTMGIGSVFPGSGYNLPYFIASFIARWCGQIPLLYLVVRVIKLPIIGVWWVFAVADILEMIVILVFYKKGKWQSNRV, via the coding sequence GTGAAATATAATATGAAAGGACAAAACAATAAAAAGCTTTTTGAAGGAAGCATACTAAAAAATTTACTGAGAATGTCTATACCTACTATGCTAGGATATCTTTTTCAATCGGCATATGACTTAGTTGATTTAATATGGATCGGAAAAATATCATCTTCAGCGGTAGCTGCGGCAACGATATTTACAACAATATTTTGGACTGTAGATATTTTAAATGAAATAATAGGGACTAGTTCGGTTTCGGTTATTTCTCAAAGTTATGGAACTGGAGATAATGAAAAAACTACGATTGCTATAGAGCAAACATTAATATTTAAAGCATTGGTAGCAGTTATTGCAGCGATTTTAATGATTATATTTTTAAAACCCCTTATAGGATTTTTTACAAATGATCCTATAGTTAAGAAAAATGCTTTGGAATATGGTTATATAAGAATATTCTTTCTACCTATTATGTTTTCATCTTTTACTATAAACACTGCTTTTAGATGTATTGGTGATGCTAAAAAGCCTATGATTGTTATGATTGTTGCAGCTATATTTAATGTAGTTTTAGATCCGTTATTTATGTTTGAGTATATACCAGGAACAAATATACCGGGCTTTAATATGGGGATTTTTGGAGCAGCATTGGCAACTGTAATATCTATAACTATTGCATTTGTATTAGCACTAGTTATATTTATAACTCAAGAAAAGCATATAAATTTAAAAGTTAAAAGGCTATTTAAATTGAACTGGAGTATAGATAAGAAACTATTAACAATAGGTGTGTCTAGTGGATTTCAAATGTTATCTAAAAACTTAGCGGGAATAATGGTGTTAAAGTTTGTAGCCTTTTATGGCACTCCTTCTGTAGCTGCAATAGGTATAGGAAATAAATTATGTAACTTTACCAACATGCCTATAGTTGGTCTTTCCATGGGTGCTAGTGCTATAATTGGACAATGTCTTGGAGCCAATAAAACAGAAAAAGCAAAAGAAGCAGCTACAAAGGCTGGTCTTTTAGGAATTATTATAATGATATTTTCAGCAATACTTATATTGGTATTTCCTGATTTTATAATGAAAATATTTATAAGTAATGATGAAGTTATAAGTATAGGAACATCTATGCTTAGAATAATAAGCTTAGGATTAATTGCTATGGGACTTACTATGGGAATAGGTTCAGTTTTCCCTGGTTCAGGATATAATTTACCATATTTTATTGCAAGTTTTATAGCAAGATGGTGTGGACAAATTCCTCTTTTATATTTGGTAGTAAGAGTGATTAAATTACCTATAATAGGGGTTTGGTGGGTATTTGCAGTGGCGGATATACTTGAAATGATAGTTATTTTAGTTTTTTATAAAAAGGGAAAGTGGCAAAGTAATAGAGTTTAA
- a CDS encoding pyridoxal-phosphate-dependent aminotransferase family protein, giving the protein MINKLLMTPGPTNVPDRVLRKMGEEVLHHRTKEFGALFGEMGERLKYIFQTKNPVLTFPASGTGGLEAAIINMFSKGDKILAVSCGVFGDRFITIAKIFGVEVDLIKVPLGTGVKLEEIKNKLTDEHKGLIVTHNETSTAVTNNIEEIGQFMKGKKQLFIVDGVSSVGGIEVKMDQWNIDVLITASQKALMSPPGLFFAGVSDKAWEANKNSDIPKFYLDFKRAKEFLGKPTPQNPYTPAVSLITATNEALKMMEEEGLYNVFERHYKLANKFREEVEKMGLSIYTDKDYLSNTVTAIKFDKDNIASKIKEKLEKEYNIIIAGGQGDLKGKIIRFGHMGCINEEMIYRSLDTLKKCL; this is encoded by the coding sequence ATGATCAATAAATTATTAATGACACCAGGACCTACTAATGTACCGGATAGGGTTTTAAGAAAAATGGGAGAGGAAGTCCTTCATCATAGAACAAAAGAATTTGGGGCATTGTTTGGAGAAATGGGTGAAAGATTAAAATATATATTTCAAACAAAAAATCCGGTATTAACATTTCCTGCATCAGGTACTGGGGGGCTTGAAGCGGCTATTATAAATATGTTTTCAAAGGGAGATAAAATACTTGCAGTATCTTGTGGGGTTTTTGGAGATAGGTTTATAACAATAGCTAAGATATTTGGGGTTGAGGTAGATCTCATTAAGGTTCCATTAGGAACTGGGGTAAAACTTGAAGAAATAAAAAATAAACTTACAGATGAGCATAAAGGACTTATTGTAACTCATAATGAAACATCAACAGCAGTAACAAATAACATTGAAGAGATTGGTCAATTTATGAAAGGGAAAAAACAATTATTTATAGTTGATGGAGTTAGTTCAGTAGGTGGAATAGAAGTAAAGATGGATCAATGGAATATAGATGTTTTAATTACAGCATCTCAAAAGGCATTAATGTCTCCACCTGGACTATTTTTTGCAGGGGTAAGTGATAAGGCATGGGAGGCTAATAAAAATTCAGATATACCTAAATTTTATCTTGATTTTAAAAGAGCTAAAGAATTTTTGGGAAAGCCAACACCACAAAATCCATATACTCCAGCTGTATCACTTATAACTGCAACAAACGAGGCTCTTAAGATGATGGAAGAAGAGGGACTTTATAATGTATTTGAAAGACATTATAAGTTGGCCAATAAATTTAGAGAAGAAGTAGAAAAAATGGGGCTTAGTATATATACCGATAAAGATTATTTATCTAATACAGTTACAGCAATAAAATTTGATAAAGATAATATAGCATCGAAAATTAAAGAAAAACTTGAAAAAGAATATAATATTATAATTGCTGGTGGACAAGGTGACTTAAAAGGTAAAATTATAAGATTTGGTCATATGGGGTGCATAAATGAAGAAATGATATATAGAAGTTTAGATACCTTAAAGAAGTGTTTATAA
- the serA gene encoding phosphoglycerate dehydrogenase: protein MNRGKVLIAERIDEAGVKLLQKEMDVDLFIGIGRDELLEKIHAYDGLIIRSDNKVDKELMEKAPNLKIVGRAGNGVDNINIEEATKRGIIVANTPDSNTISACEIAIAHILAGSRNFTYADSYLKAGKWERDLFMGNELYNKTLGIIGLGRIGALVATRMKAFGMQLMAYDPYISDERFKRYGVEKKESLDELLKEADIISIHTPRTKETIGVIGEREIGLMKNGVRLVNAARGKLMDEEALYNGLKNGKIKSIGLDVHDKEPRFESPLYEFPNVTVTPHIGATTIEAQENVGLTIAKQVINGIKGEIVPNAVNLPGISMGELKELKPYIELIEKLGKLYYQLNNDSVKYVDITYWGEIAKFDVDSMERAFLKGLLQPISNDRVNYINARIVAEQNGISIRQQKIEEQYKNYSNFITIKITNNNMDQYTLAGSLSSNHEGKLVEIQGYEVDVKPSTHMLFVQNKDVPGVIGQVGTIIGMENINVATMQVGRKAKGEIALMILNVDSEVSKESINKFKEIENIIEIKSTKL, encoded by the coding sequence ATGAATAGAGGAAAAGTATTAATTGCTGAAAGAATTGATGAAGCTGGGGTTAAGCTTTTACAAAAAGAGATGGATGTAGATTTATTTATAGGAATAGGAAGAGATGAATTATTAGAAAAAATTCATGCTTATGATGGATTAATAATAAGAAGTGATAATAAGGTTGATAAAGAGCTTATGGAAAAAGCCCCTAATCTTAAAATTGTGGGCAGAGCGGGAAATGGTGTTGATAATATTAATATAGAGGAAGCAACTAAAAGGGGCATTATAGTTGCAAATACTCCAGACAGTAATACAATATCAGCTTGTGAAATTGCAATAGCTCACATTTTAGCTGGATCAAGAAATTTTACTTATGCGGATTCATATTTAAAAGCAGGCAAGTGGGAAAGAGATTTATTCATGGGGAATGAATTATATAATAAAACTTTAGGAATTATAGGACTTGGAAGAATTGGGGCATTAGTAGCTACAAGAATGAAAGCTTTTGGTATGCAATTAATGGCGTATGATCCTTATATATCTGATGAAAGATTTAAAAGATATGGAGTAGAGAAAAAAGAAAGTTTAGATGAACTACTAAAGGAAGCAGATATTATAAGTATTCATACGCCAAGAACTAAAGAAACTATAGGGGTTATTGGGGAACGAGAAATAGGACTTATGAAAAATGGGGTTAGACTTGTAAATGCTGCTAGGGGAAAACTTATGGATGAAGAAGCATTATATAATGGATTGAAAAATGGAAAAATTAAAAGTATTGGTCTTGATGTACATGATAAGGAGCCAAGATTTGAAAGTCCATTGTATGAATTTCCTAATGTAACTGTTACTCCTCATATTGGAGCAACTACAATAGAAGCGCAAGAGAACGTAGGATTAACAATAGCTAAGCAAGTTATTAATGGTATAAAGGGAGAGATTGTTCCTAATGCTGTTAACTTGCCGGGGATTAGCATGGGAGAACTTAAGGAGCTTAAGCCCTATATTGAGCTTATAGAAAAATTAGGAAAGTTATATTATCAACTAAACAATGACTCTGTAAAGTATGTGGATATAACTTATTGGGGAGAGATTGCAAAGTTTGATGTAGATTCTATGGAAAGAGCATTTTTAAAGGGATTGCTCCAGCCTATAAGTAATGATAGAGTTAATTATATTAATGCAAGAATAGTAGCAGAACAAAATGGTATTAGCATAAGACAACAAAAAATAGAAGAACAATATAAGAATTATTCAAATTTTATTACAATAAAAATAACAAATAATAATATGGATCAATACACATTGGCTGGATCACTATCAAGTAATCATGAAGGGAAACTTGTTGAGATTCAAGGATATGAGGTTGATGTTAAGCCAAGTACTCATATGTTGTTTGTACAAAATAAGGATGTACCAGGGGTTATAGGACAGGTTGGTACAATAATTGGAATGGAAAATATAAATGTTGCCACAATGCAAGTTGGAAGAAAAGCTAAAGGCGAAATTGCTCTTATGATATTAAATGTAGATAGTGAAGTATCAAAAGAATCTATTAATAAATTTAAAGAAATAGAAAATATTATTGAGATAAAATCAACTAAATTATAA
- a CDS encoding sugar phosphate isomerase/epimerase family protein, with product MKIGYAASAGEKEIFDTIDYAYKNGFSAVELNINMPIFFPERFSREEREKIKKYINDKNIELTFHAPEDISLLQLQEGVRKAGINRLKDVINFGYDLGASRITIHIGSSVCFTLTDKKIYLDEIYYLEYKKVLKDNLQELISYSKGKMQLCIENSGRFPEKLVQETLDELLKEENLFLTWDIGHSYENKYNEVQFFLKHIDKIRTCHVHDNNGLSDHQIIGKGKVDFNYHFNNMKNSDVIYIIEVRPREKAKESLINLLKLIK from the coding sequence ATGAAAATTGGATACGCTGCATCAGCAGGAGAAAAAGAGATTTTTGATACCATAGATTATGCTTATAAAAATGGATTTTCAGCTGTTGAACTTAATATAAATATGCCTATATTTTTTCCAGAAAGATTTAGTAGGGAAGAAAGAGAAAAAATAAAAAAGTATATCAATGATAAAAATATAGAACTTACTTTTCATGCACCAGAGGACATATCTTTATTACAATTGCAAGAGGGTGTTAGAAAAGCTGGTATAAACAGATTAAAAGACGTAATAAATTTTGGTTATGATTTAGGTGCAAGTAGAATTACTATTCATATAGGATCTTCAGTTTGTTTTACATTAACGGATAAGAAAATTTATTTAGATGAAATTTATTATTTAGAATATAAAAAGGTATTAAAAGATAATTTACAGGAATTAATAAGTTACTCAAAAGGTAAAATGCAACTTTGCATTGAAAATTCAGGACGTTTTCCTGAAAAATTAGTACAAGAAACTTTAGATGAATTATTAAAGGAAGAAAATTTATTTTTAACATGGGATATAGGACATTCATATGAAAATAAGTATAATGAAGTTCAGTTCTTCTTAAAACATATTGATAAAATAAGGACTTGTCATGTACATGATAATAATGGATTAAGTGATCATCAAATAATAGGAAAAGGAAAAGTGGATTTTAATTACCATTTTAACAATATGAAAAATAGTGATGTTATTTATATTATAGAAGTAAGGCCAAGAGAAAAGGCTAAAGAATCTTTAATTAATTTATTAAAGTTAATTAAATAG
- a CDS encoding N-acetylglucosaminidase, with protein sequence MGKRLITFKLIISLALMLSIPGGALAATNINEFPEKNSIKVNKPWVVKLTQNLDRGTINNDNIIVKDLNGKVIKTTTLIGKDSKTIIIYPPVGGYIPSRNYSLELGRGIKSKGGKNLSKYTKMNFNIAKELVDFSDYKSLPNINELEIVQKPLMENNNASFKVTSNFEESVKYRAFLFKYPDEVYDNSSNDRYSKVPYIEITKGYSNSINPRNPYIITKKDGLESGRYKLIVYVKAFNRQGISLDNNTDYDNYSSMYFKVINKNIISDKKENETLTYTNYNKTLTESINDQMKNGQPVYSEGISWIQSSKALVKYYMNPNNFLDDLGKYQFLNLNYMEGVTANDLNNLLKGRGILENKGETFLKAAKINNINPIYLVSHALLETGNGKSVLATGVLVSTVKEKSVTPRKTYNMFGVGAIDKNPVKCGSEYAYTEKWFTPEEAILGGAKFIGNGYINSDKYKQNTLYKMRWNINVSYHQYATDIGWAYKQLGRIRNFMAQCKSAKPVFDIPKFK encoded by the coding sequence GTGGGGAAAAGGTTAATAACATTTAAACTAATAATATCATTAGCTTTAATGTTAAGCATACCTGGAGGAGCTTTAGCAGCCACAAATATTAATGAGTTTCCTGAAAAAAACAGTATAAAAGTTAATAAACCGTGGGTAGTAAAATTAACCCAAAATTTAGACAGGGGAACTATTAACAATGATAATATAATAGTTAAAGATCTAAATGGAAAAGTAATTAAAACTACAACTTTAATAGGAAAGGATTCAAAAACTATAATAATATATCCTCCAGTTGGTGGATATATACCTAGTAGAAATTATTCTTTAGAATTAGGAAGAGGAATTAAAAGTAAAGGGGGAAAAAATCTTTCTAAATATACAAAAATGAATTTTAATATAGCCAAAGAGCTAGTAGATTTTAGCGATTATAAATCTTTGCCCAATATTAATGAATTAGAAATAGTTCAAAAACCCTTAATGGAAAATAATAATGCAAGTTTTAAAGTAACTTCTAATTTTGAGGAGTCAGTTAAATATAGAGCTTTTCTTTTTAAATATCCAGATGAAGTATATGATAATTCAAGTAATGATAGGTATTCAAAAGTTCCGTATATTGAAATTACCAAAGGATATAGTAACTCTATAAATCCTAGGAATCCGTACATAATTACAAAAAAAGATGGACTTGAATCTGGAAGATATAAATTGATAGTTTATGTAAAAGCTTTTAATAGACAAGGAATAAGTTTAGACAATAATACTGATTATGATAATTATAGTAGCATGTACTTTAAGGTTATTAATAAAAATATAATTAGTGATAAAAAAGAAAATGAAACTTTAACATATACAAATTATAATAAGACATTGACGGAGTCTATAAACGATCAAATGAAAAATGGACAACCTGTATATAGTGAAGGAATTAGCTGGATTCAATCAAGCAAGGCATTAGTTAAATATTATATGAATCCAAATAATTTTCTTGATGATTTAGGAAAATACCAATTTTTAAATTTGAATTATATGGAGGGTGTTACTGCAAATGATTTAAATAATTTATTAAAAGGAAGAGGCATATTAGAAAATAAAGGTGAAACTTTTTTAAAAGCTGCTAAGATAAATAATATAAACCCTATTTATTTAGTATCGCATGCATTACTTGAAACAGGAAATGGGAAATCTGTACTTGCAACTGGAGTGTTAGTTAGCACTGTTAAAGAGAAAAGTGTAACTCCTAGAAAAACTTATAATATGTTTGGAGTAGGTGCTATTGATAAAAATCCTGTAAAATGTGGTTCTGAATACGCATATACTGAGAAATGGTTTACGCCAGAAGAAGCAATATTAGGTGGAGCTAAGTTTATTGGAAATGGATATATAAATAGTGATAAATATAAACAAAATACACTTTATAAGATGAGATGGAATATAAATGTTTCATATCATCAATATGCAACGGATATTGGATGGGCATATAAGCAACTTGGTAGAATAAGAAATTTCATGGCACAATGTAAAAGTGCAAAACCAGTATTTGATATACCTAAATTTAAATAA
- a CDS encoding anti-sigma-I factor RsgI family protein, whose translation MKRKTGVVVKVFKNYVSIKTVKGELFNVKIKDYTPNIGDIYSGTIIKKNSKTLNRLIALVILMALCIFGRNIYVYFAPKASITMNIPPTIQIKVNNWNKVVSVSATRRSGRELISNIQLKKLPLNAALTKIIETAKEKDIINDEYISNKDNSITVYTSINSDSMDLSSFEKYLKDRKIKYKINYDGNDKLK comes from the coding sequence ATGAAAAGAAAAACTGGCGTTGTAGTAAAAGTCTTCAAAAATTATGTTTCTATAAAAACTGTTAAGGGCGAATTATTTAATGTTAAAATAAAAGACTATACCCCTAATATAGGTGATATATATTCAGGAACTATAATCAAAAAAAATTCTAAAACCTTAAATAGACTGATAGCACTTGTTATACTTATGGCATTATGTATATTTGGCAGAAATATATATGTCTATTTTGCCCCTAAAGCTTCTATAACTATGAATATTCCCCCTACAATACAAATAAAGGTAAATAACTGGAATAAAGTTGTTTCTGTCTCTGCTACCAGAAGATCAGGTAGAGAATTAATATCAAATATTCAACTTAAGAAATTACCACTAAATGCCGCCCTAACAAAGATAATAGAAACTGCAAAAGAAAAGGATATAATAAATGATGAATACATATCAAATAAAGATAATAGTATAACGGTCTATACATCCATTAATAGTGATTCTATGGATTTATCTTCTTTTGAAAAATATCTTAAAGATAGGAAAATAAAATATAAAATAAATTATGATGGAAATGACAAATTAAAGTGA
- the glgD gene encoding glucose-1-phosphate adenylyltransferase subunit GlgD: MFKDYMGIISLNEDDKELTNLTASRPLAAVPIGGRYRLIDFVISNMVNTAITNVGIYTQSNSRSLLHHLQSGKPWDLDRSINGLFLFNFNFTHSKTNDIYLLKDNIDYLYRSKQDNVIFSSSNMICNIDYSKAIKFHETQKSDITIIYKKVSNADTSFLNCNVLNLDSDNGVISVGKNIGIKSNCNISMDMFIMSKKTLINLINECISTGYYKSIKDCVYSKNLTLNIKGYEFKGYLECINSMNSYYKVNMDMLNFKINQELFFGPRSIYTKVTDAPPTKYQNGSHVFNSLIANGCIIEGTVKNSIISRRVVIHKGAKIDGCIILANCEIKENANLTGVIMDKNVVIGKNKEFKGDAKVPVFIEKNPYSSASLVK, from the coding sequence ATGTTTAAAGATTATATGGGAATAATAAGTCTCAATGAAGACGATAAAGAATTAACTAATTTAACCGCTAGTAGACCTTTAGCTGCCGTTCCAATTGGAGGTAGATATCGATTAATTGATTTTGTTATATCAAACATGGTAAATACAGCTATAACAAATGTGGGAATATACACTCAAAGCAACTCAAGATCGTTACTTCATCATCTGCAATCAGGTAAGCCTTGGGATTTGGATAGATCAATAAATGGACTTTTTTTATTCAACTTTAATTTTACCCATTCAAAAACTAATGATATATATCTATTAAAAGATAATATAGACTATTTATATAGAAGCAAACAAGATAATGTTATATTTTCATCCTCTAATATGATTTGCAATATCGATTACTCAAAAGCTATAAAATTCCACGAAACACAAAAATCCGATATAACAATAATATATAAGAAAGTTTCCAATGCTGATACAAGCTTTTTAAATTGTAATGTATTAAATCTGGATTCTGACAATGGAGTTATAAGTGTCGGTAAAAATATAGGAATAAAATCTAATTGTAATATATCTATGGACATGTTTATTATGAGCAAGAAAACACTTATAAATTTAATTAACGAATGTATTTCAACTGGTTATTATAAATCCATTAAAGATTGTGTATACTCTAAAAATCTTACTCTTAATATAAAAGGGTATGAATTTAAAGGTTACCTAGAATGTATAAACTCTATGAATTCATATTATAAAGTTAACATGGATATGTTGAACTTTAAAATTAATCAAGAATTATTTTTCGGTCCGCGCTCTATTTATACAAAAGTTACAGATGCACCTCCTACTAAGTATCAAAATGGATCCCATGTGTTTAACTCCCTTATAGCTAATGGGTGTATTATAGAAGGTACTGTTAAAAACAGTATAATCTCTAGAAGAGTTGTTATCCATAAAGGTGCTAAAATTGATGGATGTATCATACTCGCTAATTGTGAAATTAAAGAAAATGCCAATCTTACAGGAGTAATAATGGACAAAAACGTGGTCATTGGTAAAAATAAGGAATTTAAAGGTGATGCAAAAGTTCCTGTATTTATTGAAAAAAATCCTTACTCAAGCGCTTCACTAGTAAAATAA